Below is a window of Quercus robur chromosome 6, dhQueRobu3.1, whole genome shotgun sequence DNA.
TTTCATTAACTATTTAAATATGTTTGttcaacaaattattaaaaatcacataatatgcttaaattatatttcaaattttcaaaaataattctCAAAATACCTTGAtaaatgaaactaaaaaaaattaaaataaaggtaataaaataaacttatatatacGTTGAGTCGAGTTAGGGCATATGtgttgaaaaaattattaacccAAACGTGATCCAACCCTATACTCaaactaaaatttcaaatccaataACTTATGGTGTCAGGTTTGGTTGGTTTTGTCTAATCGGTAGGTTGAATGCACATTCCACCTTTCTACTTCTACTATTTCCAGCagtgaaaaagtgagaaaaacgGTATTATTTTAAGCATCCATGCGTTCCAATAAACATTGTTTCTTTATAGTGGAGTCACTGGTGTGCAGGATGTGACAATCAAATTGTAGCCCAACACTGGTGCAACTTGCAAGAGAAGTCTTCTAGGATCCACTTCATGTAGATCTAATCATCTAAAGCATTTAGTAAATCCTAGAAGTACAAATAAGATCTAGCTGGCCAGCTGTGTgatacatttaattttttaagactAAATACAGTTTAGTAGTTTACTCACAAACAGCAATACCATCTTTTCCTCCCACTATGCAATAATACAATCACTATATAAATCCCCACAGGCCAAGGCATCTAAGTAACCCAAAACACAGTTTgcttcaccaacaccaacacagagccttacctctctctctttctccatctCTTTGACCCTTTAATGGGTGCTCCtcatcttttctcttctcttagCTGTGAATTGAAAATCATACAAGCAAAAAGCGTGGAATTCAAGCCCACCGGTTCCTTCTTTGTTAGATACTATCTTTCTGCAGGAAACAACAAAAGAATTCGCCTCAACACCCGCTAAATCTCCTCCAAGTCCGACCTCTCTTGGAACGAGTCCTTCTCTTTGGACTGTGTTGGTAGCCAAGACTCCATGGACAACCTAAAGCAAGAAAACGTGGTGTTTGAGCTCCGGTGGAGGAACAAAGTTCCAGTTCTTGGAAAGATTGGAAGGTCACAGCTGTTGGGGAGGGCAGAGATTCCTTGGAAACAAGTGTTTGAGTCACCAAACATGGAAATAAAGAAGTGGGTCACGATGATTTCAACAAGGCGGCATGTGCTTGATGGTGCCAAGCCACCTAAGCTGCAGGTGGGGATGAGAATTCAAGTTCCTGCAATGGTGGAAATGGAGACTAGGACACATGTAAAGGTTAACAAGTGGAAATATGAGTGTGAATGCAAAGATGGTCATGGCTACAGTACTTGTGAAGATTACGAAATTTTTGCACTAGCGGCTGCTTTGGAGGCCTTTTAGGCATGCACTAACATGGGTTTTGGTTGGTGTGCTTAATTTTTGACTTGGGCCTTACTGTTTTATTGATTTTAGGACGTTTGTATATGtttatatgatgatgatgatgatgggaaATGAATACAAATTTGTCAAAGGAAGCTGGAGTAGTTGAGCTAATTTGAAAACTGTTTCTTTTCGTAGGACCAATTTTCCAATGAGAATTTTCATCAATTATGATTTACGACTAATTACTTGGCTGCTTGGTTGGTTGTGTGAGGATAAGTAAGTGATTTATGAGCGGTCGATCTAGGGTTTGTAAATGAGCCAAGTCAAGCAAGTCAAAACGAGAATTAAAATTTCACActtgttcattttattttgaacacaaGTCAAGCTCAAGTTTATTACAAAATAAGATACATGTTCAAAtttggttcaaatttttttagaacaaaCATGACCTTATTAACACActacttgattaacttattattttctcatatatagtaaaatcataactaaaattttttacctCCTTACAAAGTTACAATCTATGAATTTTTACTACAATTGAactgtttatactttatatcatcaaaaaactacaaataataatttgatatcatataaatctatttacaaacttatacaatttaatcttaaatttatATGAGTATTTTTTAAGAGAAgtatgaatataaaaatatgatagCATATATAGTTAAATTGAGTATCATGTTCACAAGATTATTCATAGTGTAATGCTACAGCCTACAtctacaaactattttacaatatttttataaaatgttgatatggccaacctcttattggttttcatctaaaccccaccatt
It encodes the following:
- the LOC126689607 gene encoding uncharacterized protein LOC126689607, with product MDNLKQENVVFELRWRNKVPVLGKIGRSQLLGRAEIPWKQVFESPNMEIKKWVTMISTRRHVLDGAKPPKLQVGMRIQVPAMVEMETRTHVKVNKWKYECECKDGHGYSTCEDYEIFALAAALEAF